The genomic region AGCGGAGTCATTTACCTAGAAGTTAATCAATTACTTAAAATTAAGGATAGGGAAGTAGTTATTGCCGCTTTGGACTATTTATTGTTGCATGCTGAAAGAAATGAAAGTATTGTTTTTGAAAGCTATTTAGATCATCCTGATAATTTTATTTCCAATGCCGCCCTGTTGTGCCTTGCCAAGGAGTCGCGAGACAACCAAAGCTTAAAGGAAAAGTTTTCTTTAGGCAAACGTATTCAACAAAAAATCACACATTTAGAGACCACCATTTCAGAAAAGGAAGATTTTATAGAGTTGTTGCAAATTATTGGTTATGGAGATTTTAAAGATGGCTATCCCATAATTTTACACACCCTAACCAGTGAAGATACCGTTCTGGAAGAAGAAGCCATTAAAGCGGCTGGGCTCACAATGAATGAGGTTTTTATAGACCCTCTGTTAGAAAAACTATTGCATAAAGAACAGCGACACTTCGCCACCGAAGCCCTCGTTTTTTATGGAAATGGTATGATTTCTTTACTGCACAAAAAAATAACTGCTACAGAAACCCCTGTTGCCATTAAACAGTTTCTTCCTAACGTTATAGGGGCTTTTAAGTCTCAATTGGCTGTAAATACCTTGATAAAATGCTTTAAGGAGGCAGAAGATTTATCGGTTAGACTTCAAGTAGTAGCAGCGCTTACCAAATTAAAAGAAGAAAATCCTCACCTACAGTTCGATAACGCCACAGTAGCGAAATTAATATTGGAAGAGTGTAAACTTTATGACAAAACGATTAATGCGATGCACTCCCAGATTATTGTCTATTATGTAAGGCGAAAAAAACTTAAAATAGATACTGAAGAAATGAATGCACGGGAAGGGTTGATGGAGCTTCTCGAACGCCGATTGGAAAATGGACTCAAGAGAATTTTTAAACTATTGGAGCTTCGATATTCGCCCAACGAAATTAGAATGGCATACAACGGTATTTTAAGCGGCGAACCTGAAAATATTACCAATGCCATAGAATTTCTAGATTTATTACTGAACCCCAATTTAAAAAGCGTCCTTATCCCTATTGTGGAGGCCACCATTTTGGATACCTCTTCCGAAGAGGTAATAGATGCCATAAGTAAAAATAGAATGACCGAATTTGAATGTTTTAAGAATATTCTGGAAGGTAAAGATGTTAAGTTAAAAATAGCTGTTGTTTATCTCATCTCAAAAATAAAAGACCCTAAGTACTTTCCATTGTTGGAAACCGCGGAAACATCTAAAGATTTCCGTTTAAAGGAATTTGCCCATAGCGCTATGGAAGAATTTTCTTAACCTTTAAATGGTAAATAATTTTATTAATACCCCCTTTTTTCTAGCATCCACTAAAAAGTAATCTTCTCAAATAAAAAAAACCTATCAAATGCCTTTAAGAAATCATCTTTTAAACATTCGATAGGCTTAAAACTTTTTAATGTAAATTATCTATTCTTTAGTTTCCCTTACTATTTTATCGATACGGCTGGCAAGTGCCAAATGGTCGTAAGCGGAGTTTTTCCCCAATACGTTCGTCATTAAACAGACCATATACTTTGTACCATCTGGATGTTCCACGATGGCAACAGAATTCATATAATTATACACATTTCCTTTGTACTTACCGCAACCTTCGTCTTTGGTTTTATCGCATTTGTATAAACTTCCAGACTTAAAGTAAACTGCTGCTTCTTTTAATTCGGGAGCTTGTGCGTAGCGTATTCTTCGGTCTGTCATATACATCAAACGCTTTATTTCCAAACTGGATTTTTGATCTACAATGGCGCCTTGCTCCAATTGCACCATCCATTTCATCAAACCTAATGGCGTACCTATACTTCCGCCCTTGCTTCCTACATATGGATTTACACCTCTGGTAAAAAACGAACCCAATCTCCATTCTTCTTCAGTTATACCCAACTCCCGTAAAGGATTATTGACCGTATTAATGGCTAAATCTGTTATTTCATTTTTAGGGTTTTCCTTAAAATAAGCATCGGCATCTTCTTGGGTAATGGTTGGGTACTTATCGCCAAAAGCAGCCATTAACAAGGCTTCCCTCCACACAACACTTGCAGCACCGTTATTACTTACAGAAAGCATATGATCGGCCCATTCAAATAAGGAAAAAACGTCGCTGGCTACCGCTTGCCTCTTAACCAGTTTATTGGTTTCCATATTAAAGACAGGGATGGTATGCTCATCGCTTAAAACCCAATTGCCCCCTTTTACCGTTTTGGTCTTTAAAAGCTCAATCCTTTTAGAGAAATCATCTGGATATATTTTGGCCAATTGATCGAAAAGAGCTGTTAAAACCACCAATTTACCAACGCTCCCTGGTTGATATCCTTTAGTTTCATTCTGCTGTGCGTAACGCATTTTATCTGGTTGTGTAATATCCAGAACAGTAATAGAATAACTCTTGTCCAATCTCGGTAAAAGTGCATCTATTTTCTTCTGAAAATCGGCATCCTCCACCAGAATATCTTGTACTGGGAATCCGCATTCCGCTTTTAAATTCAATTTTATATCTTCTATACTTTTTAATGACCCAGGTGGTAATTTTGGGTCTGGTAATTCCCCAGAGGTTGCCATTTGCAAGTATTTCAATCTTTTTATTCCAGAATACTCATACCCGTCAATAGGATATGCATTCGATTCTGGAGGTGTTATAAAAGCAGTGAAAATTAATGTCAAAATTCCATATGGTAGTAGCTTCATCATTTTTTACAGGGTTGTAGTTAGCGAAATTTCTTTTTTAGTATTGATGCTTGGGGTAATCGATTTTAGATAATCGGATCCCAAAGCTTTTTTGTTTTCCACAAAAGGCCTTATTTGAAATAACCATAACTTATTATCCTTAAATCCAAGCTCTACATCGTAAGCTGTTTTCTCGGCAGTAGGATTTTTTGCCGCCATTTTTTGTCGAATCGTTTGGGCGAGCGCATAAATCTGCTGTATGTTTTGAGCGTTCAATATAGATGTTTCGAAAGAGGTAACTTTTTTGCCCGTTCCTCCAGAAGCAGGCAATATATTTTGGTAGGGCTCCCGTGCTGGAGATAATAATTGAGAGGTGCCATCGGCCTTTATGAGGTAGGTTTCTGCCAACTGTCCATCTACCGCTCCCCCAGCACCACGGCTAAACGCAATGGTAAGATCGTTTTCTTCTCCCGATGTAATCCCTTTGGTAATTAACACCCCAGAATAGTCTACATCTACCGATGGAATCACTAAAATTGATGGAAATACATTTTCCGGATTCAGGAGGTATTTTTGGCGCCATTTAAAACTTCGCTCGGTGTAAGGAGAGGCCCAAACTTCTTTTATTCCGTTAAAAATCTTTTCTTTTTCCAAGGTATTAAAAATGGTGAGATTGAGCCCCGCACCCGTAAAATCCTTCAAATCTTCCATGTTTGTATCACTCCTTAAAAATACAGGAATACTCCCCATGGGTTTACCAAGAACTTTTTCAAAAGAGGTATTCATATCCGAAACAAAACTCGGCTTTAAGGTCATTTTCTTAATGGCATCCCGTAAGGTCTCCAATTGCCGCAATTGAAAGTTTTCCACTTCTTCTTCAGAAATCCCTTCAGATCTTTTTGCTTTTGCATCTTTAAACATAACATTTAAAAACTGCCAATAAGATTTTCCTTGCCCGGGCATCGGTTGATCCATATGATCCCTAAAAATT from Galbibacter sp. BG1 harbors:
- a CDS encoding serine hydrolase, with translation MMKLLPYGILTLIFTAFITPPESNAYPIDGYEYSGIKRLKYLQMATSGELPDPKLPPGSLKSIEDIKLNLKAECGFPVQDILVEDADFQKKIDALLPRLDKSYSITVLDITQPDKMRYAQQNETKGYQPGSVGKLVVLTALFDQLAKIYPDDFSKRIELLKTKTVKGGNWVLSDEHTIPVFNMETNKLVKRQAVASDVFSLFEWADHMLSVSNNGAASVVWREALLMAAFGDKYPTITQEDADAYFKENPKNEITDLAINTVNNPLRELGITEEEWRLGSFFTRGVNPYVGSKGGSIGTPLGLMKWMVQLEQGAIVDQKSSLEIKRLMYMTDRRIRYAQAPELKEAAVYFKSGSLYKCDKTKDEGCGKYKGNVYNYMNSVAIVEHPDGTKYMVCLMTNVLGKNSAYDHLALASRIDKIVRETKE